The Eubacteriaceae bacterium Marseille-Q4139 genome has a window encoding:
- a CDS encoding ABC transporter substrate-binding protein translates to MRQNRKHTAMAALLAAALMAGLTACGSGNQGGQKPAGTGNAGTSVQSGGSQNTEETTAGGENDSVIVVMGPTSEPEAGFDPAYGWGAGEHVHEPLIQSTLTVTEADLTIGYDLATDMAVSEDGLTWTVTIRDDVKFTDGEPLTAEDVAFTYNTLRDTSSVNDFTMLNEARAVDDVTVEFLLNRPYSIWPYTMAITGIVPEHAYGPDYGTNPIGSGRYILKQWDKGQQVIFEANPDYYGDAPKMKRVTVLFMEEDAAFAAAMSGQVDLAYTSAAYSDQSMDGYSLFSCKTVDNRGFNLPAVPAGETDENGVALGNDFTGDILVRRAINLAIDREKMIENVLNGYGTAAYSVCDGMPWYNEAAETEYDPEQAAALLDEAGWVMGADGIREKDGVKAGFTLLYSAGDSVRQALSAETANQLGEMGISVEIEGVGWDVAYDMAQSTPLMWGWGAHTPMELYNIYHTDSDGDYARYSPYANETVDQYMDEALACGDLEESYELWKKAQWDGTAGITQDGDVPWVWLVNIDHLYWVRDGLHVAEQKLHPHGHGWSIVNNVDQWSWE, encoded by the coding sequence ATGAGACAAAACAGAAAGCATACGGCCATGGCAGCCCTTTTAGCCGCCGCGCTTATGGCCGGGCTTACGGCCTGCGGTTCGGGAAATCAGGGGGGACAGAAGCCAGCCGGAACGGGAAACGCCGGAACTTCGGTACAGTCCGGAGGCAGCCAGAATACGGAGGAAACTACTGCCGGTGGAGAGAATGACTCCGTCATCGTCGTCATGGGCCCGACTTCGGAGCCGGAGGCGGGCTTTGATCCGGCTTACGGCTGGGGCGCCGGAGAGCATGTCCATGAGCCGCTAATCCAGAGCACGCTGACGGTGACGGAAGCCGACCTCACCATCGGCTATGATTTGGCGACGGATATGGCGGTCAGCGAGGACGGCCTCACCTGGACCGTCACCATCCGGGACGATGTGAAATTCACGGACGGCGAGCCCCTGACGGCAGAAGACGTGGCGTTTACCTACAACACACTCCGGGACACCAGCTCGGTCAACGACTTTACGATGTTAAACGAGGCGCGGGCCGTGGACGATGTGACCGTGGAATTTCTTTTAAACCGCCCATACTCCATCTGGCCCTATACGATGGCGATCACCGGCATCGTGCCGGAACATGCCTACGGGCCGGATTACGGGACGAATCCCATCGGCTCCGGCCGCTATATTTTAAAGCAGTGGGACAAAGGCCAGCAGGTAATTTTTGAGGCCAACCCGGATTATTACGGCGATGCGCCGAAGATGAAGCGGGTGACGGTGCTTTTCATGGAGGAGGACGCGGCGTTTGCGGCGGCCATGTCGGGGCAGGTGGATCTGGCCTACACGTCGGCGGCCTACTCGGATCAGTCCATGGACGGATACAGCCTCTTTTCCTGCAAGACCGTGGATAACCGCGGCTTCAATCTCCCGGCCGTTCCGGCAGGTGAGACGGACGAAAACGGCGTGGCTCTCGGAAATGATTTTACGGGCGATATCCTGGTGCGGCGTGCCATCAACCTGGCCATCGACCGGGAGAAAATGATTGAGAACGTCTTGAATGGATACGGTACGGCGGCGTACAGCGTCTGCGACGGCATGCCATGGTACAATGAAGCGGCAGAGACGGAATACGACCCGGAGCAGGCGGCGGCGCTTCTTGACGAGGCCGGATGGGTCATGGGAGCAGACGGAATCCGGGAAAAGGACGGCGTGAAGGCCGGTTTTACGCTCCTTTATTCGGCCGGCGACTCGGTGCGCCAGGCGCTCTCCGCGGAGACGGCCAACCAGCTCGGAGAGATGGGGATTTCCGTGGAGATCGAAGGCGTCGGCTGGGATGTGGCATATGACATGGCCCAGTCCACGCCGCTCATGTGGGGCTGGGGCGCCCATACGCCCATGGAACTTTACAACATTTACCACACAGATTCGGACGGGGATTATGCAAGGTATTCCCCGTATGCGAATGAGACCGTGGATCAGTACATGGACGAGGCGTTAGCCTGCGGAGATCTTGAGGAATCCTATGAGCTTTGGAAAAAGGCCCAGTGGGACGGGACAGCCGGCATCACCCAGGACGGTGATGTGCCGTGGGTCTGGCTCGTGAACATCGATCATCTTTACTGGGTGCGGGACGGGCTTCATGTTGCAGAGCAGAAGCTTCACCCCCACGGCCATGGCTGGTCCATCGTAAACAACGTGGATCAGTGGAGCTGGGAATAG
- a CDS encoding alpha/beta hydrolase, with amino-acid sequence MESCTVSGYEVIVCEPAAQSSRVGVLLNDGEIAEKLSSMCEDVWLFGVVPRDRLNDYTPWPAAAMRKGAPDFGGGCESYTGHLTEGVLPLLSEKYGIGKWIYGGHSLGGLAAVYSLYCTDAFQAVFSVCGSFWYPGFLDFLSETRPVNTGAQVYLLNGAAEGAKHDNRLAKAPLFAAGAHDRIASAFLHTQAGFDPYGHHEHVTERLLNAVNWCKSQI; translated from the coding sequence ATGGAAAGCTGCACGGTTTCCGGTTATGAGGTGATCGTCTGCGAGCCTGCCGCCCAAAGTTCCCGGGTGGGCGTACTGCTCAACGATGGGGAGATTGCGGAAAAACTGTCTTCCATGTGTGAAGATGTGTGGCTGTTTGGAGTGGTTCCCCGGGACAGGCTTAATGACTATACGCCGTGGCCCGCGGCGGCCATGCGAAAGGGAGCGCCGGACTTTGGCGGCGGCTGCGAAAGCTACACCGGACATTTAACGGAAGGGGTTCTTCCGCTGCTGTCTGAGAAGTATGGCATTGGGAAATGGATCTATGGCGGCCACTCTTTGGGCGGGCTTGCGGCTGTGTACAGCCTCTACTGTACGGATGCCTTTCAGGCGGTTTTTTCCGTCTGCGGCTCTTTCTGGTACCCGGGATTCCTTGACTTCCTCAGTGAGACGCGGCCTGTGAATACGGGCGCGCAGGTTTATCTGCTCAATGGCGCGGCCGAGGGGGCGAAGCACGATAACCGACTGGCCAAGGCCCCGCTTTTCGCCGCCGGGGCACATGACCGGATCGCGTCCGCGTTTTTGCACACACAGGCTGGCTTCGATCCCTACGGGCACCATGAACATGTCACGGAAAGGCTTTTAAACGCTGTGAATTGGTGTAAATCGCAAATTTAG
- a CDS encoding ABC transporter substrate-binding protein, whose translation MRRLIAIFCVAALAFSAAACSRQTEAPASSAASSAEEPSTSEQAEQEAPAETEAENGYPVTVVTWDADGNEISQTFESAPERVIANNLSSAELLIRLGLEDKIVGMLNPDNQVTGEYADQINAITWIGDKKTVSKEVIVDYEPDIIVGRVAMFTESGMGTISDLNDVEISVYAQGASITSQPRSLEDVFNDILNLGVIFNVQEEAEAYVEELTARLDAVHTDDSENGLKNAVIICNFKDNSFGCYQSALQESMLNELGYTNVASGGSGFSLEDMVNMAPELIIYVTSDRNQEADAGAIEAMQEEPVLSEVPAVVNGRIVEIGYDVLMDYGASIFDAMEIISEAVQ comes from the coding sequence ATGAGAAGACTTATTGCTATTTTTTGCGTGGCGGCCCTGGCATTTAGCGCCGCCGCGTGCAGCAGACAGACAGAGGCTCCGGCGAGTTCCGCCGCTTCATCCGCAGAGGAGCCGTCAACCTCTGAACAGGCCGAACAGGAGGCGCCGGCCGAAACGGAAGCAGAGAATGGATATCCTGTCACCGTAGTTACCTGGGATGCGGACGGAAATGAAATTTCTCAGACATTTGAGTCCGCCCCGGAGAGGGTCATCGCCAACAATCTTTCCTCCGCGGAGCTGTTGATCCGCCTTGGACTGGAAGACAAAATCGTCGGAATGCTCAACCCGGATAACCAGGTGACGGGCGAGTATGCGGATCAGATTAACGCAATCACCTGGATTGGGGATAAGAAGACCGTCTCAAAAGAAGTAATCGTGGATTACGAGCCTGATATCATTGTGGGGCGAGTCGCCATGTTCACGGAAAGCGGCATGGGCACGATCTCTGATTTGAATGATGTAGAAATCAGCGTGTACGCGCAGGGCGCCAGCATCACGAGCCAGCCGCGTTCCTTAGAGGACGTTTTCAACGATATTTTAAATCTGGGCGTTATTTTTAACGTGCAGGAGGAGGCAGAGGCCTATGTGGAGGAACTGACGGCCCGTCTGGATGCCGTCCATACGGATGATTCGGAGAACGGGCTTAAAAATGCTGTCATTATCTGCAATTTTAAGGACAACAGCTTTGGATGCTATCAATCCGCCTTGCAGGAGAGCATGTTAAATGAGTTAGGCTATACCAATGTGGCCTCCGGCGGTTCCGGATTCTCTCTGGAGGATATGGTAAATATGGCTCCGGAGCTTATCATCTATGTCACGAGCGACAGGAATCAGGAAGCCGATGCCGGTGCAATCGAGGCCATGCAGGAAGAGCCGGTGCTTTCTGAGGTTCCCGCAGTCGTGAACGGCCGCATCGTTGAAATCGGATACGACGTTTTGATGGATTACGGCGCTTCGATTTTTGATGCAATGGAGATCATAAGCGAGGCGGTTCAGTGA
- a CDS encoding ABC transporter ATP-binding protein — MDLRSEDVRYSVPGREILKGISLRVSDHAFHTILGPNGCGKTTFLKTAYRVLTPDSGTVYLDERPIRTMKNRESAKSMAVVAQFNNMNFETTVRDVVMLGRTPHLGFMEREREQDFEIVDDALRRVGMYENRDRSYLSLSGGEKQRVVLARAIAQQPKLLLLDEPTNHLDIRYQLDILRLVKSLKINVLAVLHDTQLACKFSDWIYLLKDGKIRYSGKPADVITAEHMKEIFEVDCEILTSEDGQIIIRYL; from the coding sequence ATGGATTTGCGAAGTGAAGACGTTCGATATTCCGTTCCGGGCAGGGAGATTTTGAAGGGGATTTCCCTGCGGGTGAGCGATCATGCGTTCCATACGATATTGGGGCCAAACGGCTGTGGAAAAACCACCTTTCTTAAGACGGCTTACCGTGTTCTGACGCCGGATTCCGGAACAGTCTATCTGGATGAAAGGCCAATCCGGACGATGAAAAACCGGGAATCGGCCAAAAGCATGGCGGTGGTGGCGCAGTTCAACAACATGAACTTTGAGACGACCGTGCGGGACGTGGTCATGCTGGGAAGAACACCCCATCTGGGGTTCATGGAGCGGGAACGGGAGCAGGATTTTGAAATTGTTGATGACGCGCTCCGCCGTGTCGGCATGTATGAAAACCGGGACAGGAGCTATCTCTCCCTCAGCGGCGGCGAGAAACAGCGGGTGGTGCTGGCCCGCGCCATCGCACAGCAGCCGAAACTGCTGCTGTTGGACGAGCCGACGAACCATCTGGACATCCGCTATCAGCTTGATATCCTGCGCCTGGTGAAGTCCTTAAAGATCAATGTGCTGGCGGTGCTTCATGATACACAGCTTGCATGTAAATTCAGCGATTGGATTTACCTTCTGAAGGATGGAAAGATCCGTTATTCCGGAAAACCGGCCGATGTCATCACCGCCGAGCACATGAAGGAAATCTTCGAGGTGGACTGCGAGATCCTAACATCGGAGGACGGACAGATTATCATCCGTTATCTATAA
- a CDS encoding iron ABC transporter permease, with product MKNKYFAKTAKGYGALLVILAVLLILSGIIAISLGAVDIPMADTIHVLAGKLARNESLYAELGKSAVAIVWNMRVPRVLLGGFVGAGLAVCGCVLQSTVNNPISEPYILGVSAGATFGATLFIVLGLSLFTALGAFTGAMLATVMVLAIASAQGKMTTSRLILSGTVVNALFSAFSNFIISVAGNSDSIMTIKFWTMGSLANAKWDGLALPAAVVFLSGIFLMTQYRVFDAMMLGDEVAVTLGINLGFFRRIYMLVVAVMTGILVSSCGIIGFVGLIIPHLSRSFVGPNHRRLLPAAMLMGAIFLIWADVFARILVENAELPIGIFTALVGAPFFIYIVTQRGYGKE from the coding sequence ATGAAAAATAAATACTTTGCGAAAACAGCAAAGGGCTACGGCGCACTGCTCGTGATTCTGGCGGTACTGCTGATTCTGTCCGGCATAATCGCAATCTCTTTGGGGGCGGTGGATATCCCCATGGCGGACACGATTCATGTCCTGGCAGGCAAGCTTGCGCGGAACGAAAGCCTCTATGCAGAACTGGGGAAGTCCGCCGTGGCGATTGTATGGAACATGCGGGTGCCCCGGGTGCTTTTGGGCGGCTTTGTGGGAGCAGGGCTTGCCGTCTGCGGCTGTGTGCTGCAATCCACAGTCAATAACCCGATCTCGGAGCCGTACATTCTGGGCGTGTCTGCCGGGGCTACTTTTGGAGCCACACTTTTTATCGTGCTGGGGCTTTCTTTGTTCACGGCTCTGGGAGCCTTCACCGGGGCTATGCTGGCTACGGTGATGGTGCTTGCCATCGCCTCGGCCCAGGGCAAAATGACGACCTCCCGCCTCATTTTATCCGGGACGGTGGTCAATGCCCTTTTTTCTGCCTTTTCCAACTTTATTATATCGGTGGCCGGAAATTCGGACAGCATCATGACGATCAAATTCTGGACGATGGGTTCGCTGGCAAATGCCAAATGGGACGGGCTGGCGCTGCCCGCGGCGGTGGTTTTCCTCAGCGGAATCTTCCTGATGACCCAATACCGGGTTTTTGATGCGATGATGTTAGGCGATGAGGTGGCCGTCACCCTGGGCATCAATCTGGGATTTTTCCGCAGGATCTACATGCTGGTCGTTGCCGTCATGACTGGCATCCTGGTTTCAAGCTGCGGCATCATCGGTTTTGTGGGGCTGATTATTCCTCATCTGTCCCGCTCCTTTGTGGGGCCGAACCACAGACGGCTTTTGCCGGCGGCTATGCTGATGGGAGCTATTTTCCTGATCTGGGCGGATGTGTTTGCCCGTATCCTGGTGGAGAATGCGGAACTTCCCATTGGCATTTTTACTGCGCTGGTGGGTGCGCCCTTCTTCATCTATATTGTCACGCAGCGCGGCTACGGGAAGGAGTAA
- a CDS encoding SDR family oxidoreductase, giving the protein MFKGKTVVVTGGAHGIGKVTAEEFKKNGADVCIIDKRPNEYFTGDLAEEATLCRFAEKVVAEYGKVDYLINNALPLMKGIDTCSYEEFEYALRVGVTAPFYLTKLFLPHFAPGAAIVNISSSRDRMSQPQTESYTAAKGGISALTHALAVSLSGKVRVNSISPGWIDTDFAVYEGADAVQQPAGRVGNPLDVANMVLYLCSDKAGFITGENICIDGGMTRQMIYHGDFGWSLKV; this is encoded by the coding sequence ATGTTCAAGGGAAAAACAGTTGTTGTGACCGGCGGTGCCCACGGGATTGGGAAAGTGACGGCGGAGGAATTTAAGAAGAACGGGGCCGATGTCTGCATCATCGACAAGCGGCCAAACGAATATTTCACGGGAGACCTGGCGGAGGAGGCGACGCTTTGCCGCTTTGCCGAAAAGGTCGTTGCAGAGTACGGCAAGGTGGATTACCTCATCAACAATGCGCTGCCGCTCATGAAAGGCATCGATACGTGCAGCTACGAGGAATTCGAGTACGCGCTGCGGGTCGGCGTGACGGCGCCGTTTTACTTAACGAAGCTGTTTCTCCCGCATTTCGCGCCGGGGGCGGCCATTGTAAATATTTCATCATCCCGCGACCGCATGAGCCAGCCGCAGACGGAGAGCTATACGGCGGCAAAAGGCGGGATTTCGGCGCTGACCCATGCGCTGGCAGTGAGCCTCTCCGGGAAAGTCCGGGTAAATTCCATTTCTCCGGGCTGGATCGACACGGATTTTGCCGTATATGAAGGCGCCGATGCCGTCCAGCAGCCGGCGGGCCGCGTGGGGAATCCGTTAGACGTTGCAAATATGGTACTATATCTCTGTTCGGACAAGGCCGGGTTCATCACCGGCGAGAATATCTGCATCGACGGCGGCATGACGCGGCAGATGATTTATCATGGGGACTTTGGGTGGTCGCTTAAGGTCTGA